The genomic window GGACCGAGATCCAGAACCAGATGGTGACGATCGACAGCGCCGTCGACACCAGCACCGCCGAGGCCGAGACCCGCTTGGCCGCGTCATAGATCGAGGCGAATAGATAGGCGTTGACCCCCGGTGCCATGCTGGCGGTGATGACCGCCGAGCGCAGCGGCGCCGGGGGCAGCTGGAACAGATGCCCGAGCGCAAAGGTGACGGTGGGGTGGATGATCAGAGAACACAGGCAGCACAGCGCAATCGCCATGCCGTCTCCCTCGGGGCGATAGCGACACAGCACCCCACCTAATCCGAACAGCGCCGCCGGCAGCGCCGCCCGCGCCATCATGTCGGCGGCTGCCCAGAAGCCCTGCGGCATTACCAGCCCCGCGCGCATCAGCACGTTCATCAACAGCCCGCCCAGAATGCCGATGATCAGCGGGGTGTGCAGCACCCCCGACAGCGCCCGCATGGCGATGCGGCCGGCCGACAGGCTTTGGCCGCGTGCGCGCGTCACCTCCATCATGGTGATGCCAAAGGTGTAAAGCAGCGGCGAGTGAATCGCGATGATGGCGATGTTACCGGCCAGGGCCTGGCTGCCATAGGCGCGCTCCATGATCGGCACGCCCAGCAGCAGCGAATTTGAAAACAGGCAGCAGAAGCCGATCGCCACCGCGTCGGTCGGGCTGCGCCCCAGTCCGCGCAGCGCCACCCCCCAGCCGATGAAATAGGACAGGAAGGCGCCGGTATAGAAGGCCACCCACATGCCGACATTCACATCAGCCGCCAGATCCAGCCGTGCGACATTGACAAACAGCAGCACCGGCACCGCGAAATTCTGGGCAAAGCGCATCAGCCCATCGACCGCGACCTCGGAAAACAGCTTGCGCCAGGCGACCAGATAGCCAAATCCGATGACGATGAAGACCGGCAGGATGACATCGAAAAGGACTGTCATATCA from Paracoccus sp. SMMA_5_TC includes these protein-coding regions:
- a CDS encoding AEC family transporter encodes the protein MTVLFDVILPVFIVIGFGYLVAWRKLFSEVAVDGLMRFAQNFAVPVLLFVNVARLDLAADVNVGMWVAFYTGAFLSYFIGWGVALRGLGRSPTDAVAIGFCCLFSNSLLLGVPIMERAYGSQALAGNIAIIAIHSPLLYTFGITMMEVTRARGQSLSAGRIAMRALSGVLHTPLIIGILGGLLMNVLMRAGLVMPQGFWAAADMMARAALPAALFGLGGVLCRYRPEGDGMAIALCCLCSLIIHPTVTFALGHLFQLPPAPLRSAVITASMAPGVNAYLFASIYDAAKRVSASAVLVSTALSIVTIWFWISVLP